One part of the Rutidosis leptorrhynchoides isolate AG116_Rl617_1_P2 chromosome 1, CSIRO_AGI_Rlap_v1, whole genome shotgun sequence genome encodes these proteins:
- the LOC139886651 gene encoding uncharacterized protein encodes MDPQQAFQNPLYLHPSDGPGSVSLQEKLVGAQNYRSWRRFMKIALSTKRNLGFVTGNVTRPYDDPNKAKIWDTCNNMEISWIMSSVYESIVKSIMFFDTASAI; translated from the coding sequence ATGGATCCACAACAAGCTTTTCAAAATCCACTCTATTTGCATCCTTCAGATGGTCCTGGTTCAGTATCGCTTCAAGAGAAACTAGTTGGAGCTCAAAATTACCGTTCATGGCGAAGGTTTATGAAAATTGCTTTGTCAACAAAGCGTAATCTTGGATTCGTTACTGGAAATGTTACCAGACCTTACGATGATCCAAATAAGGCTAAGATTTGGGACACCTGCAACAATATGGAAATAAGTTGGATCATGAGTTCTGTTTATGAATCTATTGTGAAATCTATTATGTTTTTTGATACTGCATCTGCTATCTGA
- the LOC139862866 gene encoding AT-hook motif nuclear-localized protein 24-like, which produces MDPASATAHAHSLPPPFHTRNFNLHQFQQQNSEDEQSGTSGLNMGGHKRERDDKNNDEMLNNSGGGGSSEGKDGEMGRRPRGRPSGSKNKPKPPIIITRDSANALRTHVMEVSDGCDVMDSISTFARRRQRGVCIISGTGTVTNVTLRQPASPGAVVTLHGRFEILSLSGSFLPPPAPPAATGLTIYLAGGQGQVVGGSVVGGLLAAGPVVIMAASFSNAAYERLPLEDDESTLPMQGGSLGSPGAITPPPGSQQQQLLMSDPSLFQGMQPNLNSIQMPNDAYWGNNGSGRPSF; this is translated from the coding sequence ATGGATCCAGCATCAGCAACGGCACACGCCCACTCTCTTCCACCTCCATTTCACACAAGAAACTTTAATCTCCACCAGTTTCAACAACAAAATTCAGAAGATGAACAAAGCGGCACGAGCGGTCTCAACATGGGTGGCCACAAAAGAGAACGCGATGATAAGAACAATGATGAGATGCTAAATAATAGCGGTGGTGGTGGTAGTAGTGAAGGGAAAGATGGAGAAATGGGAAGAAGGCCACGTGGACGTCCTTCGGGTTCCAAAAACAAACCCAAGCCACCGATTATAATCACTAGAGATAGCGCAAACGCGTTGCGAACTCATGTTATGGAAGTTTCGGATGGATGTGATGTAATGGATAGTATTAGCACCTTTGCACGCCGTAGGCAACGCGGTGTTTGTATCATAAGTGGGACCGGTACGGTTACAAATGTCACACTTAGGCAACCGGCTTCACCCGGGGCCGTTGTGACATTACATGGACGATTTGAGATTCTTTCTTTATCGGGATCTTTCCTACCTCCACCAGCTCCACCTGCCGCTACAGGGTTGACCATTTACTTAGCTGGTGGTCAAGGGCAAGTGGTAGGTGGTAGTGTGGTAGGAGGACTACTGGCCGCTGGGCCAGTAGTAATTATGGCCGCATCATTTAGTAACGCGGCCTATGAAAGACTCCCACTAGAAGATGATGAAAGTACTTTGCCTATGCAAGGTGGATCGCTCGGATCTCCGGGGGCAATTACACCGCCGCCAGGGTCACAACAGCAACAACTTTTGATGTCGGATCCTTCGTTATTTCAAGGAATGCAACCAAATCTCAACTCCATTCAAATGCCAAATGATGCTTATTGGGGAAACAATGGTAGTGGACGCCCATCATTCTAA